The following coding sequences are from one Triticum dicoccoides isolate Atlit2015 ecotype Zavitan chromosome 4A, WEW_v2.0, whole genome shotgun sequence window:
- the LOC119287194 gene encoding 5-amino-6-(5-phospho-D-ribitylamino)uracil phosphatase, chloroplastic-like, whose amino-acid sequence MMMVDTVSASTSFIARHPFDHHRPRRTLLHVVSCRPLRTPFAGRRLVARVPRPERQRLADWPVRALAAVGFTKEAVPRKEFRGIPGDGDNGLGTDDDAPPAATPSWPPRNRADDPSLHNPLLRLERMGCGWVGVIFEWEGVVVEDDTRLERQAWLTLAEEESKSPPPAFVLRRVEGMKAEHAVSEVLCWSRDPSELRRLAARKEEIHGGLRGAASQMRDGSREFMSTLVNYKIPLAVASTRPRKAVEAAIEAVGARGFFDAVVAAEDVYRGKPDPELFLYAAQLLGFIPERCVVFGNSNSAVEAAHDARMKCVAVASKHPVYELGAADLVVKRLDELSIVDLKNLADIDSPEFGMEPEPEMEEEEDEAPPSTAVGVDDIFL is encoded by the coding sequence ATGATGATGGTGGACACGGTCAGCGCCAGCACCTCCTTCATCGCGCGCCACCCCTTCGACCACCACCGGCCCCgccggacgctgctccacgtcgtcAGCTGCCGCCCCCTCCGCACGCCCTTCGCGGGCCGCCGTCTCGTGGCCCGGGTGCCCAGGCCGGAGCGGCAGCGGCTCGCGGACTGGCCCGTCAGGGCGCTGGCAGCCGTCGGGTTCACCAAGGAGGCCGTCCCGCGGAAGGAGTTCCGGGGGATCCCCGGGGACGGCGACAACGGATTAGGGACCGACGACGACGCCCCCCCAGCGGCGACGCCGTCCTGGCCACCGCGGAACAGGGCGGACGACCCCAGCCTGCACAACCCGCTGCTGCGTCTCGAGCGGATGGGCTGTGGCTGGGTCGGCGTCATCTTCGAGTGGGAGGGCGTGGTGGTGGAGGACGACACGCGGTTGGAGCGGCAGGCGTGGCTGACCCTTGCCGAGGAGGAGAGCAAGTCGCCGCCGCCCGCGTTCGTCCTCCGGCGGGTCGAGGGGATGAAGGCAGAGCACGCCGTCTCCGAGGTGCTCTGCTGGTCCCGGGACCCCTCTGAGCTGCGGCGCCTGGCGGCCCGCAAGGAGGAGATCCATGGCGGGCTCCGCGGTGCCGCCAGCCAGATGCGGGACGGGTCGAGGGAGTTCATGAGCACACTGGTCAACTACAAGATCCCCCTCGCCGTCGCCTCCACGAGGCCCCGCAAGGCCGTGGAGGCGGCCATCGAGGCTGTCGGCGCACGTGGGTTCTTCGACGCCGTGGTGGCGGCGGAGGACGTGTACCGGGGCAAGCCCGACCCGGAGCTGTTCCTCTACGCCGcgcagctgctgggcttcatccccGAGCGCTGCGTCGTGTTCGGCAACTCCAACTCTGCCGTGGAGGCCGCGCACGACGCCCGCATGAAGTGCGTGGCCGTCGCAAGCAAGCACCCCGTCTACGAGCTCGGAGCCGCCGACCTTGTTGTGAAGCGGCTCGATGAGCTCTCCATTGTTGACCTCAAGAACCTCGCCGACATCGACTCCCCTGAGTTTGGCATGGAGCCTGAGCcggagatggaggaggaggaggacgaggcgccaccgtcgaccgCCGTGGGTGTCGACGATATATTCTTGTAG
- the LOC119287193 gene encoding beta-amylase 2, chloroplastic-like isoform X1, producing MAASPQREVGEGRRRGITGCCSRSPAAPGSRGRAPPPPPPSSSSLPFQDPTLTAPPPARTLLLQTARPAMLAPALSLPAPSAAAATPTLLPVSSSSCAPGIAVPPLAARPISRRAGCAPALRTAAASSPFAVPRAVPEGGPASPLLAVPVPDDEDADAAMDGGDGGEQTGLATRPAAAVVAPPRPPPERDFAGTPYVPVYVMLPLGVVTVKGEVAEADELVAQLRVLKAAGVDGVMVDCWWGNVEAHRPQEYNWAGYKRLFHIIRDLKLKLQVVMSFHECGGNVGDDVSIPLPEWVIEIGKSNPDIYFTDREGRRNTECLSWGIDKERVLQGRTAVEVYFDFMRSFRVEFDEYFEDGIISEIEVGLGACGELRYPSYAANHGWKYPGIGEFQCYDRYLQKNLRRAAEARGHAMWAKSPDNAGHYNSEPNNTGFFCDGGDYDSYYGRFFLNWYAQVLLDHADRVLMLARLAFEGSAIAVKVSGIHWWYKTASHAAELTAGFYNPCNRDGYAPIAQVLKKHGAALNFTCVELRTMDQHEVYPEALADPEGLVWQVLNAAWDAGIQVASENALPCYDRDGFNKTLENAKPRNDPDGRHLFGFTYLRLCSTLFEGPNLPEFERFVKRMHGEAVHDLRA from the exons ATGGCCGCAAGCCCGCAAAGGGAGGTGGGGGAAGGAAGACGGCGCGGGATCACGGGCTGCTGCTCCCGGTCCCCGGCCGCTCCCGGCTCCCGAGGGCGCGCTCCACCGCCAcctcccccttcttcttcctccctcccATTCCAAGATCCAACGCTAACTGCTCCTCCTCCTGCTCGTACTCTGCTCCTCCAGACGGCGCGCCCCGCCATGCTCGCACCGGCCCTCTCCCTCCCcgccccctccgccgccgccgccacgccgacgCTGCTCccggtctcctcctcctcctgcgcgCCAGGCATCGCCGTCCCGCCTCTCGCCGCGCGCCCGATCTCGCGCCGCGCCGGGTGCGCCCCCGCGCTCcggaccgccgccgcctcctcgcccttCGCGGTGCCGCGCGCCGTGCCCGAGGGCGGCCCCGCGTCGCCGCTGCTCGCCGTGCCGGTGCCCGACGACGAGGACGCCGACGCCGCCatggacggcggcgacgggggcgaGCAGACCGGCCTCGCGACGCGCCCGGCGGCGGCCGTCGTGgccccgccgcggccgccgcccgaGCGGGACTTCGCCGGCACGCCCTACGTGCCCGTCTACGTCATGCTCCCG CTCGGGGTGGTGACCGTGAAGGGCGAGGTGGCGGAGGCGGACGAGCTGGTGGCGCAGCTGCGGGTGCTCAAGGCGGCGGGCGTCGACGGCGTCATGGTCGACTGCTGGTGGGGCAACGTCGAGGCGCACCGGCCGCAGGAGTACAACTGGGCCGGCTACAAGCGCCTCTTCCACATCATCAGGGACCTCAAGCTCAAGCTGCAG GTGGTCATGTCGTTCCATGAATGCGGAGGCAATGTCGGAGATGACGTGTCCATTCCTCTCCCGGAATGGGTGATAGAgatcggaaagagcaacccggacaTCTACTTCACCGACAGGGAGGGAAGGCGTAATACGGAGTGCCTCTCGTGGGGCATCGATAAAGAAAGGGTTCTACAAGGCCGAACTGCGGTCGAG GTGTACTTTGACTTCATGAGAAGCTTCCGAGTAGAATTTGACGAGTATTTTGAGGATGGGATCATTTCAGAAATTGAGGTTGGACTAGGTGCTTGTGGAGAGTTACGGTATCCATCTTATGCAGCAAACCATGGCTGGAAATACCCTGGCATTGGAGAGTTTCAG TGCTATGACAGGTACTTGCAGAAAAATCTGAGGAGGGCCGCAGAAGCACGGGGACACGCCATGTGGGCAAAGTCACCAGACAACGCTGGCCACTATAATTCTGAACCAAACAACACTGGAttcttctgtgacggaggagaTTATGATAGCTATTATGGCCGGTTCTTCCTCAACTGGTACGCCCAGGTGCTGCTGGATCATGCGGACCGCGTGCTGATGCTAGCCAGGTTGGCCTTTGAAGGCTCAGCTATTGCTGTCAAG GTGTCAGGCATACACTGGTGGTACAAAACTGCCAGCCATGCTGCTGAGCTGACTGCTGGGTTCTACAACCCATGTAACCGCGACGGCTACGCTCCAATTGCTCAAGTATTGAAAAAGCATGGTGCGGCTTTGAACTTCACCTGCGTTGAACTGCGCACCATGGATCAGCATGAGGTGTACCCCGAGGCCTTGGCTGATCCAGAGGGCTTGGTATGGCAG GTGCTGAATGCTGCATGGGATGCCGGGATACAAGTGGCCAGCGAGAACGCTCTGCCTTGCTATGACAGGGACGGCTTCAACAAGACACTGGAGAACGCCAAGCCGCGGAACGACCCCGATGGGCGGCACCTGTTCGGGTTCACCTACCTGAGGCTCTGCAGCACCCTCTTCGAGGGACCCAACCTCCCGGAGTTTGAGCGTTTCGTCAAGAGGATGCACG GCGAAGCGGTTCATGACCTGAGGGCGTAG
- the LOC119287193 gene encoding beta-amylase 2, chloroplastic-like isoform X2, protein MAASPQREVGEGRRRGITGCCSRSPAAPGSRGRAPPPPPPSSSSLPFQDPTLTAPPPARTLLLQTARPAMLAPALSLPAPSAAAATPTLLPVSSSSCAPGIAVPPLAARPISRRAGCAPALRTAAASSPFAVPRAVPEGGPASPLLAVPVPDDEDADAAMDGGDGGEQTGLATRPAAAVVAPPRPPPERDFAGTPYVPVYVMLPLGVVTVKGEVAEADELVAQLRVLKAAGVDGVMVDCWWGNVEAHRPQEYNWAGYKRLFHIIRDLKLKLQVVMSFHECGGNVGDDVSIPLPEWVIEIGKSNPDIYFTDREGRRNTECLSWGIDKERVLQGRTAVEVYFDFMRSFRVEFDEYFEDGIISEIEVGLGACGELRYPSYAANHGWKYPGIGEFQCYDRYLQKNLRRAAEARGHAMWAKSPDNAGHYNSEPNNTGFFCDGGDYDSYYGRFFLNWYAQVLLDHADRVLMLARLAFEGSAIAVKVSGIHWWYKTASHAAELTAGFYNPCNRDGYAPIAQVLKKHGAALNFTCVELRTMDQHEVYPEALADPEGLVWQVLNAAWDAGIQVASENALPCYDRDGFNKTLENAKPRNDPDGRHLFGFTYLRLCSTLFEGPNLPEFERFVKRMHGKIT, encoded by the exons ATGGCCGCAAGCCCGCAAAGGGAGGTGGGGGAAGGAAGACGGCGCGGGATCACGGGCTGCTGCTCCCGGTCCCCGGCCGCTCCCGGCTCCCGAGGGCGCGCTCCACCGCCAcctcccccttcttcttcctccctcccATTCCAAGATCCAACGCTAACTGCTCCTCCTCCTGCTCGTACTCTGCTCCTCCAGACGGCGCGCCCCGCCATGCTCGCACCGGCCCTCTCCCTCCCcgccccctccgccgccgccgccacgccgacgCTGCTCccggtctcctcctcctcctgcgcgCCAGGCATCGCCGTCCCGCCTCTCGCCGCGCGCCCGATCTCGCGCCGCGCCGGGTGCGCCCCCGCGCTCcggaccgccgccgcctcctcgcccttCGCGGTGCCGCGCGCCGTGCCCGAGGGCGGCCCCGCGTCGCCGCTGCTCGCCGTGCCGGTGCCCGACGACGAGGACGCCGACGCCGCCatggacggcggcgacgggggcgaGCAGACCGGCCTCGCGACGCGCCCGGCGGCGGCCGTCGTGgccccgccgcggccgccgcccgaGCGGGACTTCGCCGGCACGCCCTACGTGCCCGTCTACGTCATGCTCCCG CTCGGGGTGGTGACCGTGAAGGGCGAGGTGGCGGAGGCGGACGAGCTGGTGGCGCAGCTGCGGGTGCTCAAGGCGGCGGGCGTCGACGGCGTCATGGTCGACTGCTGGTGGGGCAACGTCGAGGCGCACCGGCCGCAGGAGTACAACTGGGCCGGCTACAAGCGCCTCTTCCACATCATCAGGGACCTCAAGCTCAAGCTGCAG GTGGTCATGTCGTTCCATGAATGCGGAGGCAATGTCGGAGATGACGTGTCCATTCCTCTCCCGGAATGGGTGATAGAgatcggaaagagcaacccggacaTCTACTTCACCGACAGGGAGGGAAGGCGTAATACGGAGTGCCTCTCGTGGGGCATCGATAAAGAAAGGGTTCTACAAGGCCGAACTGCGGTCGAG GTGTACTTTGACTTCATGAGAAGCTTCCGAGTAGAATTTGACGAGTATTTTGAGGATGGGATCATTTCAGAAATTGAGGTTGGACTAGGTGCTTGTGGAGAGTTACGGTATCCATCTTATGCAGCAAACCATGGCTGGAAATACCCTGGCATTGGAGAGTTTCAG TGCTATGACAGGTACTTGCAGAAAAATCTGAGGAGGGCCGCAGAAGCACGGGGACACGCCATGTGGGCAAAGTCACCAGACAACGCTGGCCACTATAATTCTGAACCAAACAACACTGGAttcttctgtgacggaggagaTTATGATAGCTATTATGGCCGGTTCTTCCTCAACTGGTACGCCCAGGTGCTGCTGGATCATGCGGACCGCGTGCTGATGCTAGCCAGGTTGGCCTTTGAAGGCTCAGCTATTGCTGTCAAG GTGTCAGGCATACACTGGTGGTACAAAACTGCCAGCCATGCTGCTGAGCTGACTGCTGGGTTCTACAACCCATGTAACCGCGACGGCTACGCTCCAATTGCTCAAGTATTGAAAAAGCATGGTGCGGCTTTGAACTTCACCTGCGTTGAACTGCGCACCATGGATCAGCATGAGGTGTACCCCGAGGCCTTGGCTGATCCAGAGGGCTTGGTATGGCAG GTGCTGAATGCTGCATGGGATGCCGGGATACAAGTGGCCAGCGAGAACGCTCTGCCTTGCTATGACAGGGACGGCTTCAACAAGACACTGGAGAACGCCAAGCCGCGGAACGACCCCGATGGGCGGCACCTGTTCGGGTTCACCTACCTGAGGCTCTGCAGCACCCTCTTCGAGGGACCCAACCTCCCGGAGTTTGAGCGTTTCGTCAAGAGGATGCACGGTAAGATTACATGA